A genomic window from Silene latifolia isolate original U9 population chromosome Y, ASM4854445v1, whole genome shotgun sequence includes:
- the LOC141632711 gene encoding ruBisCO large subunit-binding protein subunit beta, chloroplastic-like has product MEDALNATKLMKRRITRDMKHMSAAFPFTNFCGHRRRRRSWWWMCLLRLSLKVDEIKEQLENEEQKIGAEIFRHALPYPIRKIAENAGANVRLVVEKVLGNDDFRYGYNAATGSYEDLMESGIMDPTKVHWHSANMTSGCRSLSFPFSLTIFHHRK; this is encoded by the exons ATGGAGGATGCTTTGAATGCAACTAAG CTAATGAAAAGACGTATTACGCGTGACATGAAACATATGTCAGCTGCTTTTCCGTTTACTAACTTTT GCGGCCATCGAAGAAGGCGTCGTAGTTGGTGGTGGATGTGCCTTTTAAGGCTATCACTGAAGGTTGATGAAATCAAAGAGCAGCTAGAAAATGAGGAACAAAAG ATTGGAGCTGAGATCTTCCGACATGCACTGCCGTACCCTATAAGGAAGATAGCAGAAAATGCAGGGGCCAACGTCCGTTTGGTTGTAGAGAAG GTCCTTGGCAATGACGATTTCAGATACGGGTACAATGCTGCAACTGGCAGTTATGAGGATCTTATGGAATCTGGGATTATGGACCCGACAAAGGTACATTGGCACAGTGCAAATATGACTTCTGGTTGTCGGTCACTTAGCTTCCCCTTTAGCCTGACCATATTTCACCACCGGAAATGA